A window from Roseburia sp. 499 encodes these proteins:
- a CDS encoding sirohydrochlorin cobaltochelatase: MKQPKAILLISFGTSYLESKKKTIDKILDDVTNAFSNYKIYQAWTSKVIIRILKERDNICIPTIEEAMTQILADGITDLIVQPTHLINGLENEAMKDTILSMASPELAIHFGDPLLTSTEDNHLVLNAVMKEFSEIPPEDALVFMGHGTTHYVNSVYAALDYTLKDMGHTNTFMGTVEAYPNLDALIRQVGRVNPKRVHLAPFMLVAGDHANNDMAGKDEDSWKSRFEAAGYDVVCHIKGLGEYENIRKIYLEHLRKEME; this comes from the coding sequence ATGAAACAACCAAAAGCAATCCTTCTGATAAGCTTTGGTACAAGCTATCTGGAAAGTAAGAAAAAAACCATAGATAAAATACTGGATGATGTAACAAATGCCTTTTCGAATTATAAAATCTATCAGGCATGGACCAGTAAAGTAATTATTCGTATATTAAAAGAACGAGATAATATTTGTATTCCAACCATCGAAGAAGCCATGACACAGATTTTGGCGGACGGCATCACCGACTTAATTGTACAACCTACTCACCTCATCAATGGTCTAGAAAATGAAGCCATGAAAGACACTATTCTTTCCATGGCTTCCCCTGAACTGGCTATCCACTTCGGTGATCCACTCCTTACTTCTACCGAGGACAATCATCTGGTATTAAACGCTGTCATGAAAGAGTTTTCAGAGATTCCACCGGAAGATGCTCTGGTATTTATGGGACACGGAACGACACATTATGTAAACTCTGTTTACGCTGCTCTGGACTATACTTTAAAAGATATGGGACATACCAACACTTTTATGGGAACCGTAGAAGCTTACCCTAATCTGGATGCTTTGATTCGCCAAGTAGGTCGGGTTAATCCCAAACGGGTTCATCTGGCTCCCTTTATGTTGGTAGCCGGAGACCATGCCAACAATGATATGGCAGGAAAGGACGAAGATTCTTGGAAGTCTCGTTTTGAAGCTGCCGGATATGATGTAGTCTGTCATATTAAGGGATTGGGAGAATACGAAAACATTAGGAAGATTTATCTGGAACATTTAAGAAAGGAAATGGAATAA
- a CDS encoding helix-turn-helix domain-containing protein, which translates to MNIGTIIRTYRKEKNMTQEEMANRLGVTAPAVNKWENGNSYPDISLLAPIARLLGISTDTLLSYEETLSNQEINQIALEVNEKMQKDNYDTAFSFAMEKIQKYPNCENLIFNLAPLLECYLTLLSEKESAKYEKQIYALYQQLLESDNSQIANQALLSLFSHSLKKEDYNNAQEYLDRLPRLEHNPDQYQAVLYDKQGKNLEAYQLYEKLLFSGYSNLSWALLGLYRMAMKENDFDRAYWLLGKHKELAHLLEMGLYQEFSPEWDFMVARKDVDGALRILEILAENVNSLDAFKNSDLYCHMKFSEHGTENLTFMLKKCFEEEAPEFLKGNERYQELIKKLENS; encoded by the coding sequence ATGAATATTGGAACTATCATACGAACTTACCGTAAAGAAAAAAACATGACCCAAGAAGAAATGGCAAACCGCCTTGGTGTTACCGCCCCAGCGGTCAATAAATGGGAAAACGGAAACTCCTATCCGGATATTTCTCTGCTTGCCCCTATCGCCAGACTACTTGGCATTAGCACCGATACCTTACTGAGCTATGAAGAAACTCTCAGTAATCAGGAAATCAACCAAATTGCATTAGAAGTTAATGAAAAAATGCAAAAAGATAACTATGATACGGCTTTCTCTTTTGCTATGGAAAAAATTCAGAAATATCCTAACTGTGAGAACCTGATTTTTAATCTGGCGCCTCTTTTAGAATGCTATCTCACTCTTTTGTCGGAAAAAGAATCGGCTAAATATGAAAAGCAAATTTATGCCCTGTATCAGCAACTATTAGAAAGTGATAATTCGCAAATTGCAAACCAGGCTCTGCTTTCTCTCTTTTCCCATTCCCTGAAAAAGGAAGACTATAACAATGCTCAGGAATACTTAGACCGTCTGCCTCGACTAGAACATAACCCAGACCAATATCAGGCTGTTTTATATGACAAACAGGGAAAAAATCTAGAGGCCTATCAGTTATACGAAAAACTGTTATTTTCTGGATACTCCAATCTATCATGGGCTTTATTGGGCTTATATCGTATGGCTATGAAAGAAAATGACTTTGACAGAGCCTACTGGCTGCTTGGAAAGCACAAAGAACTTGCTCATTTATTAGAAATGGGACTTTATCAAGAATTTTCCCCAGAATGGGACTTTATGGTAGCTCGAAAAGATGTAGACGGTGCTTTACGCATCTTAGAAATCCTTGCAGAAAATGTAAATAGTCTGGATGCTTTTAAAAATTCCGACTTATACTGTCATATGAAATTTTCAGAACATGGAACAGAAAATCTGACGTTCATGTTGAAAAAATGCTTCGAAGAGGAAGCACCGGAATTTTTGAAAGGAAATGAACGGTATCAGGAACTAATAAAGAAATTGGAAAATTCATAA
- a CDS encoding leucine-rich repeat domain-containing protein: MKKKILSFLGGFCLTLIVCLFFLLPKYKVEHIFTYEVDKEKGEVTITGYQGDKCPKELEIPDKINGYPVTTIDKHAFEWAEVENITLPKNITTMKEGAFYGCTRLKKVVGIENVEIIEADVFYMCKSLKKVNLSSVRELGEAVFFECSNIEVLEIPEGIKVIPSALCGKMENLRIVILPDSVTTIEDIAFRDCNSLKEIYLSSNVTNISFDPNEADICVNSFHGIEHELTIYGESGSYAEEYAAKAGIKFVAK, from the coding sequence ATGAAGAAAAAAATATTGAGTTTTTTGGGGGGATTTTGCTTAACTTTGATTGTTTGTTTATTTTTTTTATTACCTAAATATAAAGTGGAGCATATTTTTACTTATGAAGTAGATAAAGAAAAAGGAGAGGTAACGATTACAGGCTATCAGGGGGATAAATGTCCGAAGGAGTTAGAAATTCCAGATAAAATAAATGGTTATCCGGTAACCACTATTGATAAACATGCATTTGAGTGGGCAGAAGTGGAGAATATTACCTTGCCTAAGAATATTACTACAATGAAAGAGGGTGCCTTTTATGGTTGTACACGTCTTAAAAAAGTGGTGGGGATTGAAAATGTTGAAATCATAGAAGCGGATGTATTCTATATGTGCAAGTCGTTGAAGAAAGTGAATCTTTCTAGTGTAAGGGAATTGGGAGAAGCAGTCTTTTTTGAATGTAGTAATATAGAGGTGTTGGAGATTCCAGAGGGGATAAAAGTAATTCCGTCTGCATTATGTGGGAAGATGGAAAATCTAAGAATTGTGATATTGCCAGATAGTGTAACCACCATAGAAGATATTGCTTTTAGAGATTGTAATTCTTTAAAAGAGATTTACTTATCTTCAAATGTAACAAATATTTCTTTTGATCCAAACGAAGCAGATATTTGTGTAAATTCGTTTCATGGTATTGAACATGAACTCACTATTTATGGTGAGAGTGGTTCTTACGCGGAAGAATATGCAGCAAAGGCGGGAATTAAATTTGTGGCGAAATAG
- a CDS encoding IS1634 family transposase: MYFDFKVPIPKEKGKIFERTIKGVTYINYEYDRVYKPDKKYNIPKRTTIGKKCEDDPSMMYPNPNFLTYFPNAELPEDEGRTDRSSCLRIGTFMVLEKLMMESMLDKIVSGIYNDDRGTGLFLDLAAYYLTTENNAGQYYPDYAYNHPLFTPEYKIYSDSTVSEFIGQISIDDAVEFQNEWNALKKNKEKIYISYDSTNKNCQAGDIELVEFGHAKEDKGLPIFNYSIAYDCNNREPLFYEDYPGSIVDVSQLQCMLDKAKAYGYKNAGFILDRGYFSRENIRYMDKCGYDFVIMVKGMKALVNDAVKEVRGTFEESRQYTIRRFGVNGTTVKRFVFPSDEKERYLHVYYSYHKAAAEKEQLEQRIDKLAAYFRKFEGQPVVLDKAYEKYFSLEYYHEGKDDHCFVCAIEKSSVIEEELRMCGYFCIITSEDMTAKEALELYKSRDASEKLFKADKSFLGNKSMRVYSGEALEGKMLIVFVALILRNRMYTKLKDEEERLSAQPNFMNVPAAIRELEKIEMIRQADGVYRMDHAITANQKTILKAFDIDANYVKRKAKEISDELNPKVKKVKIDRRKS; this comes from the coding sequence GTGTATTTTGATTTCAAGGTTCCTATTCCAAAGGAAAAAGGCAAAATTTTTGAACGCACAATTAAGGGTGTGACATACATCAACTATGAGTACGACCGGGTTTATAAACCGGATAAAAAATATAACATACCAAAGAGAACTACTATAGGTAAGAAATGTGAGGATGACCCATCCATGATGTACCCTAATCCTAACTTTTTAACTTACTTTCCGAATGCCGAACTGCCGGAGGATGAAGGAAGAACAGACCGAAGCAGCTGTCTGAGGATTGGAACCTTCATGGTGTTAGAGAAACTGATGATGGAAAGCATGCTGGATAAGATTGTTTCCGGTATCTATAACGATGATCGCGGAACGGGTCTTTTTCTTGACCTTGCAGCCTATTATCTCACAACGGAAAACAATGCCGGACAGTACTATCCGGACTATGCCTATAACCATCCACTGTTTACACCGGAGTATAAAATTTACAGTGATTCCACAGTCTCAGAATTCATAGGTCAGATTTCCATAGATGATGCTGTTGAGTTCCAGAATGAGTGGAATGCACTCAAGAAAAACAAAGAGAAAATCTATATCTCGTATGATTCTACAAATAAGAATTGCCAGGCAGGAGATATTGAACTCGTTGAGTTCGGCCATGCCAAGGAGGATAAGGGACTTCCTATCTTTAATTATTCCATTGCCTATGATTGTAATAACCGGGAGCCTTTATTTTATGAGGATTATCCCGGAAGTATTGTAGATGTTTCACAGTTGCAGTGTATGCTGGATAAGGCAAAAGCATATGGCTATAAAAATGCAGGATTTATTCTGGATCGTGGCTACTTTAGCCGTGAGAATATCAGGTACATGGATAAGTGTGGCTATGACTTTGTTATCATGGTTAAGGGAATGAAGGCACTGGTAAATGATGCCGTAAAAGAAGTCAGAGGAACCTTTGAGGAAAGTCGTCAATACACCATCAGGAGATTTGGTGTAAACGGAACAACCGTAAAAAGATTTGTTTTTCCTTCGGATGAAAAAGAACGCTATCTGCATGTTTACTACAGTTATCATAAGGCGGCTGCCGAGAAAGAACAGCTTGAGCAGCGAATAGATAAACTTGCTGCCTATTTCAGGAAATTTGAAGGCCAACCGGTAGTTTTGGATAAAGCTTACGAAAAGTATTTCAGCCTGGAATACTATCATGAAGGTAAGGATGACCATTGCTTTGTGTGTGCAATAGAGAAAAGTTCTGTGATTGAAGAAGAACTTCGTATGTGTGGATATTTCTGTATCATCACGTCGGAGGATATGACTGCGAAGGAAGCTCTCGAATTGTATAAGAGCAGAGACGCTTCGGAAAAACTGTTTAAAGCGGATAAATCTTTCCTTGGTAACAAAAGTATGCGTGTTTATTCAGGAGAAGCACTGGAAGGGAAAATGCTGATTGTATTTGTTGCACTCATTCTTCGAAATCGAATGTACACAAAGCTAAAAGATGAAGAAGAAAGACTTTCAGCACAGCCGAATTTCATGAATGTTCCGGCGGCAATCAGGGAACTGGAAAAGATAGAAATGATTCGACAAGCCGATGGAGTATACCGGATGGATCATGCGATAACAGCCAATCAGAAGACAATACTAAAGGCTTTTGATATTGACGCAAATTATGTGAAGCGAAAAGCAAAAGAGATAAGTGATGAACTGAATCCAAAAGTAAAAAAGGTTAAGATAGACAGGAGGAAATCATAA
- a CDS encoding shikimate kinase: MKILLFGVSNVGKTTLGTILAKRLGYSFYDLDEEVKREFHTTLEEFVHMENLRWRDQKRGRIIKKILSTNDNMVFAISPISYTDNFRTRIVAEDVLPIVLVDTPENIFERLVFSDENDKTYTDDVYKNTCKEYYLKDIQADIEWYGSVFNKMGIVNKFTITKGTVKNNVDRLIQEYHLDIVNKI, translated from the coding sequence ATGAAGATACTTCTTTTCGGGGTAAGTAATGTTGGGAAAACAACTTTGGGAACAATTCTTGCAAAGAGATTGGGATATAGTTTTTATGATTTAGATGAAGAAGTAAAAAGAGAATTTCATACTACTTTGGAAGAGTTTGTGCACATGGAAAATTTACGCTGGAGAGATCAAAAAAGAGGCAGAATAATAAAAAAGATTTTGTCTACAAATGATAACATGGTTTTTGCGATATCACCAATTTCGTATACTGACAATTTTAGGACTCGAATAGTAGCAGAGGATGTATTACCAATCGTGCTTGTTGATACGCCTGAAAATATATTTGAACGTCTCGTCTTTAGTGATGAGAACGATAAGACTTACACAGATGACGTGTATAAAAACACGTGTAAGGAATACTACTTGAAAGATATTCAGGCTGATATCGAATGGTATGGTAGTGTTTTTAACAAAATGGGTATTGTAAATAAATTTACTATAACAAAGGGTACGGTAAAAAATAATGTGGACAGATTAATTCAAGAATACCATTTGGATATTGTAAACAAGATTTGA
- a CDS encoding leucine-rich repeat domain-containing protein, translating to MKKKISIFICILGVLLISCLFIVLSKYRLNQTFTYEIDKEKGEVTITAYLGDAKKREEKKYNYTKCVKVPEKIDGYPVTTIGKRAFQWGKAETIILPESITTIEEDAFFGCKNLQTIEGIESVETIGDGAFYMCYFLEEWDLSNVKELGEGAFAQCNTMNKLEIPEGINVIKSSLCCRMGSLSEVKLPDSVITLESSSFRNCSSLKEIYLSPNVKEISEDAFGNIEDQLTIYGESGSYAEEYAAKKGIKFVAE from the coding sequence ATGAAGAAAAAAATATCAATTTTTATATGTATATTAGGCGTATTGTTAATAAGTTGTTTGTTCATTGTATTATCTAAGTATAGATTAAATCAAACTTTTACATATGAGATAGATAAGGAAAAGGGAGAAGTAACGATTACAGCATATTTAGGTGATGCCAAGAAAAGGGAAGAGAAAAAGTACAACTATACGAAATGTGTCAAAGTTCCGGAGAAAATAGATGGGTATCCGGTAACAACGATAGGAAAAAGAGCTTTTCAATGGGGAAAAGCAGAAACTATTATATTACCGGAAAGTATTACTACCATAGAAGAAGATGCCTTTTTTGGTTGTAAAAATCTTCAAACAATAGAGGGAATAGAAAGTGTAGAGACCATAGGTGACGGAGCATTTTATATGTGCTATTTCTTAGAAGAGTGGGATCTTTCTAATGTAAAGGAATTAGGAGAAGGAGCTTTTGCTCAGTGCAATACGATGAATAAATTAGAAATTCCAGAGGGAATAAACGTAATAAAGAGTAGTTTGTGTTGCAGAATGGGAAGCCTAAGTGAAGTAAAATTACCGGACAGTGTCATAACGTTAGAGTCAAGCTCTTTTCGGAATTGCTCATCCTTAAAAGAAATTTATTTGTCTCCTAACGTAAAGGAAATTTCGGAGGATGCTTTTGGGAATATCGAAGATCAGCTAACTATTTATGGTGAGAGTGGTTCTTACGCGGAAGAGTACGCAGCAAAGAAAGGGATTAAGTTTGTGGCGGAATAA
- a CDS encoding GDSL-type esterase/lipase family protein: MKQILCFGDSNTYGLVPGTKDRYPWEVRWTGILGDKVREKGFQVVEEGLCGRTTVFDDELRDNRRGADVLPMLLESHYPLNKVVLMLGTNDCKTIYQASAEVIGKGIEKLVQQIKAADENIEILLVSPILLGEGVGEEGYDPEFNQDSVETSKGLKAVYKQVAERNGCEFLAASDYAKASGADREHLDETGHRQLAEAVYQKIA; encoded by the coding sequence ATGAAACAGATATTATGCTTTGGAGATTCAAATACATATGGATTGGTTCCGGGAACAAAAGACCGTTATCCCTGGGAAGTACGCTGGACAGGAATTCTTGGTGATAAGGTAAGAGAAAAAGGGTTTCAGGTGGTGGAAGAAGGACTGTGTGGAAGAACTACGGTGTTTGATGATGAACTTCGTGACAACCGCAGAGGTGCTGATGTTCTGCCTATGCTGTTGGAGTCGCATTATCCGTTGAATAAAGTGGTCTTGATGCTTGGAACCAATGACTGCAAGACAATTTATCAGGCATCTGCAGAAGTAATTGGAAAGGGAATAGAAAAACTCGTTCAGCAGATTAAGGCGGCAGATGAAAATATTGAGATTCTGCTAGTATCACCTATTTTACTAGGTGAGGGTGTGGGAGAAGAAGGCTACGACCCGGAATTTAATCAGGATTCGGTAGAGACATCCAAAGGGCTGAAGGCAGTTTACAAGCAGGTGGCGGAACGAAATGGATGTGAATTTTTGGCCGCATCAGACTATGCAAAAGCGAGCGGGGCAGACCGAGAGCACTTGGATGAAACAGGGCATAGACAACTGGCAGAGGCGGTGTATCAGAAAATAGCGTAG
- the gnpA gene encoding 1,3-beta-galactosyl-N-acetylhexosamine phosphorylase: MGRTKGRVTIPTDVDVIPQTLELMERWGADAVRDCDGTDFPPELKNVDGKIYSTYYTTRKDNEWAKANPDEVQQMYLMTPFCTAEGNSLSIHLMKGLYPDMLKPNSHDDITQWWEVIDRTTGEVVPVSDWSYDEESGDVTIKTQSFHDYTVSFLAYIIWDPVHMYNAVTNEWKDVEHQITFDVRQPKTHAFTMKRLRKFIEDHPYVNVLRFTTFFHQFTLVFDELAREKYVDWYGYSASVSPYILEQFEKEVGYKFRPEYIIDQGYYNGQYRIPSKEYRDFQTFQRKEVAKIAKEMVDITHECGKEAMMFLGDHWIGTEPFMEEFASIGLDAVVGSVGNGSTLRLISDIEGVKYTEGRLLPYFFPDTFHEGGDPVKEAKVNWVTARRAILRKPVDRIGYGGYLKLALDFPEFVDYVESVCEEFRELYNNVKGCTPYCVKRVAVLNCWGKMRAWGVHMVHHALYQKQNYSYAGIIEALSGAPFDVKFISFEDIKANPNMLKEIDVILNVGGADTAHTGGEYWCDPQIVSAIKEFVHQGGGIIGVGEPSAHQANGRYFQLANVFGVEEERGFTLGYDKYNWESHKHFITEDCQGEIDFGEGQKNIYALEGTTILVEKEKEVQLAVNEFGQGRAVYISGLPYSFENSRLLYRAILWSSHEEENLHRWFSANYNVEVHAYIKNGKYCVVNNTYEPQETVIYRGDESSFELKLEANEIRWYQI; the protein is encoded by the coding sequence ATGGGAAGGACGAAGGGACGTGTAACGATACCGACAGATGTGGATGTAATTCCGCAGACATTGGAACTGATGGAACGCTGGGGGGCGGATGCAGTCAGAGATTGTGATGGAACGGATTTTCCACCGGAATTGAAAAATGTGGATGGAAAGATTTATTCTACTTATTATACTACCAGAAAAGACAATGAATGGGCGAAAGCAAATCCAGACGAAGTGCAGCAGATGTATTTGATGACACCTTTTTGTACCGCTGAGGGAAACAGTCTTTCTATTCACTTGATGAAAGGGCTGTACCCGGATATGTTAAAGCCGAACAGCCATGATGATATTACCCAGTGGTGGGAGGTCATAGACCGAACAACGGGAGAAGTAGTGCCTGTATCAGATTGGAGTTATGACGAGGAATCTGGAGATGTTACGATTAAGACACAGTCATTCCACGACTATACCGTAAGCTTTTTGGCTTATATTATCTGGGACCCGGTGCATATGTACAATGCGGTGACAAATGAGTGGAAGGATGTGGAGCATCAGATTACTTTTGATGTGCGTCAACCAAAGACACACGCATTTACCATGAAACGTTTGCGTAAGTTTATCGAAGACCATCCGTATGTAAATGTATTGCGTTTTACCACATTTTTTCATCAATTTACCTTGGTGTTCGATGAACTGGCACGAGAAAAATATGTGGACTGGTACGGTTATTCTGCATCGGTAAGCCCTTATATCTTAGAGCAGTTTGAAAAAGAAGTGGGATATAAATTCCGCCCGGAATACATTATTGACCAAGGCTATTACAATGGACAGTACCGAATTCCATCTAAGGAGTATCGGGATTTTCAGACATTTCAGCGCAAAGAAGTAGCAAAGATTGCGAAAGAAATGGTAGATATTACGCATGAGTGCGGAAAAGAAGCTATGATGTTCTTAGGAGACCATTGGATTGGAACAGAGCCGTTTATGGAGGAGTTTGCTTCTATCGGTCTGGATGCAGTGGTAGGAAGTGTGGGAAATGGTTCAACTCTTCGACTCATTAGTGACATTGAAGGAGTAAAATATACGGAAGGACGCCTGTTGCCTTACTTTTTCCCAGATACCTTCCATGAGGGTGGCGACCCGGTAAAGGAAGCAAAGGTAAATTGGGTAACAGCACGAAGAGCTATTTTAAGAAAACCGGTAGACCGTATCGGCTACGGCGGATATTTGAAGTTAGCACTGGATTTCCCAGAGTTCGTAGATTATGTAGAGTCTGTGTGTGAAGAGTTCCGTGAGCTTTACAATAACGTAAAGGGTTGTACCCCTTACTGTGTAAAACGTGTGGCAGTATTAAACTGTTGGGGAAAAATGCGTGCCTGGGGCGTCCATATGGTACATCATGCCCTTTACCAGAAACAGAATTATTCTTATGCAGGCATTATTGAAGCACTTTCCGGTGCGCCATTTGATGTAAAATTTATTAGTTTTGAGGATATTAAGGCAAATCCGAATATGTTAAAGGAAATTGACGTTATCTTAAATGTAGGAGGTGCAGATACGGCGCATACCGGAGGCGAATACTGGTGTGACCCGCAGATTGTTTCTGCTATTAAGGAATTTGTGCATCAGGGCGGTGGAATCATCGGTGTAGGTGAGCCAAGTGCTCATCAGGCAAATGGTCGTTACTTCCAACTTGCCAATGTATTTGGGGTAGAAGAGGAACGAGGGTTTACCTTAGGATATGACAAGTACAATTGGGAGAGTCATAAGCATTTTATCACGGAAGATTGTCAGGGTGAAATCGACTTTGGGGAGGGTCAGAAGAATATTTATGCACTGGAAGGAACCACGATTTTGGTAGAAAAGGAAAAAGAGGTGCAGCTGGCAGTGAATGAATTTGGACAAGGACGTGCGGTTTATATTAGCGGTCTTCCATATAGCTTTGAAAACAGCAGGCTGTTGTACCGGGCGATTCTCTGGAGTAGTCATGAGGAAGAAAATCTTCATAGATGGTTTAGCGCGAACTATAATGTAGAAGTGCATGCCTATATTAAAAACGGAAAATATTGCGTAGTGAATAATACCTATGAACCACAAGAAACCGTCATTTATCGCGGAGATGAAAGTAGCTTTGAATTGAAACTTGAGGCGAATGAGATACGGTGGTATCAGATTTAG
- the trpB gene encoding tryptophan synthase subunit beta — protein sequence MDYRTYLKKYPDKDGRFGPYGGAYLSEELKPAFEEITEAYQTICHSSQFINELRRIRKEFQGRPTPVYHCERLSRELGNCQIYLKREDLNHTGAHKLNHCMGEGLLAKFMGKKRLIAETGAGQHGVALATAAAYFGLECEIHMGEVDIAKQAPNVTRMKILGAKVVPVTHGLKTLKEAVDSAFDSYAKNYKDSIYCIGSALGPHPFPLMVRDFQSVVGYEARDQFREMTGMDPDVVCACVGGGSNSIGMFIPFLDDPVDIVGVEPLGRGEKLGDHAASMKYGEKGVMHGFESIMLKDENGEPAPVYSIASGLDYPSVGPEHAFLHDLERVKYETVDDEQAMEAFFKLSRYEGIIPAIESSHAVAYAMRRAKEMGQGSILVCLSGRGDKDIDYVVEHYGYGEQFL from the coding sequence ATGGATTATAGAACGTATTTGAAAAAGTACCCGGATAAGGACGGTCGTTTCGGACCTTACGGCGGGGCATATTTATCAGAAGAGTTAAAGCCGGCATTTGAAGAAATCACAGAGGCTTATCAGACTATCTGTCATTCTTCACAGTTTATCAATGAACTGCGTAGAATCCGCAAGGAATTTCAGGGAAGACCTACCCCGGTATATCATTGCGAGAGACTTTCCAGAGAGTTGGGCAATTGCCAGATTTATTTGAAAAGAGAGGATTTGAACCACACAGGAGCGCATAAGCTGAATCATTGTATGGGTGAAGGTTTGCTTGCAAAATTTATGGGAAAGAAGCGTTTGATTGCAGAGACAGGGGCAGGACAGCATGGTGTGGCATTGGCAACAGCAGCAGCGTACTTTGGCCTAGAGTGTGAGATACATATGGGAGAAGTTGATATTGCAAAGCAGGCACCGAATGTAACTAGAATGAAGATTTTAGGCGCAAAAGTTGTACCTGTTACGCATGGACTTAAGACTTTGAAGGAAGCCGTAGATTCTGCGTTTGATTCTTATGCAAAAAACTATAAGGATTCTATTTACTGTATCGGTTCTGCATTGGGACCGCACCCATTCCCACTGATGGTGCGTGATTTCCAGTCTGTAGTGGGATATGAGGCAAGAGACCAGTTTCGCGAAATGACAGGAATGGATCCGGATGTAGTATGTGCCTGCGTAGGTGGTGGAAGTAACTCTATCGGTATGTTTATTCCATTTTTGGATGATCCGGTAGATATCGTAGGTGTAGAACCGTTAGGACGTGGCGAGAAGTTGGGAGATCATGCAGCATCTATGAAATATGGTGAAAAGGGAGTTATGCATGGTTTTGAAAGTATCATGTTAAAGGACGAAAATGGAGAACCGGCACCGGTATATTCAATTGCCAGTGGTTTAGATTATCCGTCTGTAGGACCGGAACATGCATTTTTACATGATCTTGAGCGAGTAAAATATGAGACGGTAGATGATGAGCAGGCAATGGAAGCGTTCTTTAAGTTGTCCAGATATGAAGGAATTATTCCGGCAATTGAAAGCTCTCATGCAGTGGCTTACGCAATGCGTAGAGCAAAGGAAATGGGGCAGGGCTCTATTCTGGTTTGCTTAAGTGGACGAGGCGATAAGGATATCGATTATGTGGTAGAGCATTATGGATATGGAGAGCAGTTTTTGTAA
- a CDS encoding AraC family transcriptional regulator, translating into MGNARYHFNTTATDSNSARLLYVTFSKYEGDWSSLKHSHHFSEFFYVKSGKGQFVIDDEVFPIEKDDLVLINPNVSHTEISLNTKPLEYVILGVEGIVFSFPNHSEYTILHCKNDTQDLMFYFSTLLKEITEKKPDYELACQKLLEVLIIQLGRYSSFSYDLVPTQSLNRECSKIKHYIDAHYAEELSLDTLAELAHLNKYYFVHIFTNAFGISPISYLQKKRIQAGCELLIGTDHSIGEIARLTGFSSQSYFSQCFLKQCGMSAGEYRKKNKISP; encoded by the coding sequence ATGGGAAACGCAAGATACCATTTTAACACAACTGCTACGGACAGTAATTCTGCCCGCCTTTTATATGTTACTTTTTCTAAATACGAGGGTGACTGGTCCAGCTTAAAGCATAGTCATCACTTCTCTGAATTTTTCTATGTAAAAAGCGGAAAGGGGCAGTTTGTCATAGACGATGAAGTTTTTCCTATTGAAAAAGATGACTTGGTCCTGATAAATCCTAACGTATCTCATACAGAAATTTCTCTGAATACAAAACCTTTAGAATATGTAATTTTAGGAGTCGAAGGCATCGTGTTTTCCTTTCCGAACCACTCAGAATACACTATCCTTCACTGTAAAAACGATACTCAAGACCTAATGTTTTATTTTTCTACGCTTTTAAAGGAAATTACAGAAAAGAAGCCAGACTATGAATTGGCGTGTCAGAAATTATTAGAAGTGCTTATTATACAATTAGGCCGATATAGTAGTTTTTCCTATGACCTTGTCCCGACCCAAAGCCTGAATCGGGAATGCAGCAAGATAAAGCACTATATTGATGCCCATTATGCAGAGGAACTTTCTCTGGATACATTAGCAGAACTTGCCCACCTGAACAAATATTATTTCGTACATATTTTTACCAATGCCTTTGGAATCTCCCCCATCAGCTATCTGCAAAAAAAGCGAATTCAAGCCGGCTGCGAACTACTAATAGGAACAGATCACAGTATCGGAGAGATTGCGCGACTTACCGGATTTTCCTCTCAAAGTTACTTCTCCCAGTGCTTTTTGAAGCAATGCGGAATGTCCGCGGGGGAATATCGGAAGAAAAATAAAATAAGTCCTTGA